The following proteins are co-located in the Gordonia polyisoprenivorans genome:
- the ribH gene encoding 6,7-dimethyl-8-ribityllumazine synthase: MSGHGEPTLELGDAGKLRLAIVSSQWHATICRALLDGAVRAAAEHGVDDPTIVQVAGAIELPVIVQALARTHDAVVALGVVIKGETPHFDYVCDAVTAGLTRVSLDESTPVGNGVLTTFTEEQALDRAGLPESKEDKGAQATTAALASALTLRALSRGEAYPGSVTTAAAS; encoded by the coding sequence ATGAGCGGACACGGTGAACCCACCCTCGAGTTGGGGGATGCGGGCAAACTGCGCCTGGCGATCGTCTCGTCGCAGTGGCACGCGACGATCTGTCGGGCACTGCTCGACGGTGCGGTGCGGGCCGCGGCCGAGCACGGGGTCGACGATCCGACCATCGTTCAGGTGGCCGGCGCCATCGAACTGCCGGTGATCGTGCAGGCGTTGGCGCGTACCCACGATGCGGTGGTCGCGCTCGGCGTGGTCATCAAGGGGGAGACCCCGCACTTCGACTACGTCTGTGACGCGGTCACCGCGGGCCTGACCCGGGTGTCGCTGGACGAGTCGACCCCGGTGGGAAACGGGGTGCTCACCACGTTCACCGAGGAGCAGGCCCTGGATCGGGCCGGATTGCCGGAGTCCAAGGAGGACAAGGGCGCTCAGGCCACGACGGCGGCGCTGGCCTCGGCCCTGACCCTGCGCGCGCTGAGTCGCGGCGAGGCCTATCCCGGGTCGGTGACGACGGCCGCGGCGTCGTGA